One genomic window of Glycine soja cultivar W05 chromosome 9, ASM419377v2, whole genome shotgun sequence includes the following:
- the LOC114425788 gene encoding uncharacterized protein At3g28850-like: MGCASSKQKKCRRCNAPYSPAPRSYSMHVHHPPLAEGDSYHVVALTSTTLGTLKLNSPAPTQNFSGNCNHDFKLSNGKLGNAESFRFDSESFVQRLEEEKEKKSEVLEKDKKEEFSMGLIEAKTWSNMIEQKLPKVFPKTPIRTPPGEPETINTWELMEGLEDTTPFRSPIHFRSFSFDFNGGDDVGDGDLDVDVDPPKMSVVASPKPMWLLMTEEESRLNPAISDFDPEVISAFRKSLQQLSPDSPFHLRPEPGDQDKQGTKKGSSFEENDFVVDDVKVDDPCGKDKLLLYFTSLRGVRKTYEDCCQVRMILKGLGIRVDERDVSMHSGFKEELKELLGDGHGGLGLPRVFLGGNYIGGAEEIQRLHEDGKLEKLLGCCEKIEDSVGGDGVGGVCEACGDIRFVPCETCCGSCKIYYEGDEDENEEEYVDGEVGECGFQRCPDCNENGLIRCPMCCC; this comes from the coding sequence ATGGGTTGTGCAAGTTCAAAGCAAAAGAAATGTCGGCGATGCAATGCTCCTTATTCTCCTGCTCCTAGAAGCTATTCAATGCACGTTCATCACCCACCTCTAGCAGAAGGTGATAGCTACCACGTTGTGGCACTCACTTCCACAACATTGGGCACTCTCAAACTCAATTCCCCTGCTCCAACTCAAAATTTTTCTGGGAATTGTAACCATGATTTCAAGCTTTCCAATGGCAAGCTTGGAAACGCTGAAAGTTTCAGGTTTGATAGTGAAAGCTTTGTGCAAAGGcttgaggaggagaaggagaagaagagtgAGGTATTGGAGaaagacaaaaaagaagagTTCTCAATGGGTTTAATTGAGGCCAAGACTTGGTCCAACATGATTGAGCAAAAGTTGCCAAAAGTTTTTCCCAAGACCCCAATTAGAACACCACCTGGTGAGCCTGAGACAATCAACACATGGGAACTCATGGAAGGCCTTGAAGACACCACGCCTTTCCGGTCGCCGATCCACTTCCGGAGCTTCTCCTTTGATTTCAATGGTGGTGATGATGTTGGTGACGGTGAtcttgatgttgatgttgatccACCCAAGATGAGTGTTGTTGCTTCTCCAAAACCCATGTGGCTTCTCATGACTGAGGAGGAGTCAAGACTCAACCCTGCAATCTCAGATTTTGATCCTGAAGTGATTTCCGCATTCAGGAAGTCCTTGCAACAGCTCTCTCCGGATAGCCCCTTCCACCTTCGACCGGAGCCGGGTGACCAAGACAAGCAAGGGACTAAAAAGGGGTCCTCATTTGAGGAAAATGACTTTGTTGTGGATGATGTCAAGGTTGATGATCCATGTGGGAAGGACAAGTTGCTGTTGTACTTCACTAGCTTGCGCGGTGTGCGAAAGACTTACGAGGATTGCTGCCAAGTGAGGATGATTCTGAAGGGATTGGGAATAAGAGTGGATGAGAGGGATGTGTCAATGCATTCAGGGTTCAAGGAAGAGCTTAAAGAGCTATTGGGTGATGGCCATGGTGGTTTAGGATTGCCAAGGGTGTTTCTTGGGGGGAATTACATTGGTGGAGCTGAGGAAATTCAGAGGCTGCATGAGGATGGGAAGCTTGAGAAGCTTTTGGGTTGCTGTGAGAAGATTGAGGACAGTGTTGGAGGTGATGGAGTAGGGGGAGTGTGTGAGGCTTGTGGGGATATAAGGTTTGTTCCTTGTGAAACCTGTTGTGGAAGCTGTAAAATTTACTACGAAGGTGATgaagatgaaaatgaagaagaatatgTTGACGGTGAAGTAGGGGAGTGTGG